The Cyanobacteria bacterium GSL.Bin1 genome segment AGCTTACCCAGAATTGCCAAACGTTGACTTCTCTCAACACTCTATTTTTTCGGCATTAGCGGAAGATTATCCGAAGACCGTTCATTTCTTCCAAAAAATTCCCAATGGCGAATCTGCCCTCACCCGTGTCTATTGGTGGGAACAACGCTGGCGCGCTGAGGCTCATCAGCCAAAACAACCAAAAACGGTTATTAAACGAACAACGGCTGAGCCAGAAGCATTACCCGATTATGATTTAATTTATGTGGGGGGGGCTTTAGGGGTAATCCATGCCGCTGTAATGGCACGACGAGGCTATCGGGTTTTGTTATTAGAACGGCTTCCCTTTGGACGGATGAACCGGGAATGGAATATTTCTCGCCAAGAGTTTCAGGCTTTGATTGATTTAGGGTTGTTCACGGCTAGTGAGTTTGAAACCCTGATTGCCCGCGAATACAAGGATGGCTTTAACAAGTTCTTTGATGGCAATAATCCCCCTCATCTCAAAGGAGATGTCTTACATACCCCAACTGTCTTAAATATTGCCCTCGATTCGGAAAAACTGTTAGCCCTGTGTGGAGAAAAACTACAAGCCGCAGGAGGAGAAATTTGGGATGAGACCGAGTTTAGCGAAGCACAAGTGAGTAAAACTGCAGTCACAGTGAACTGTCAACATTTACCTAGCGAAACTCCGAAAAAGGCAGTGGGACGGCTGTTAATTGATGCCATGGGTTCAGCGTCTCCCATTGCTTGGCAACTCAACGGCGATCGCGCTTTTGATAGTGTTTGTCCCACTGTCGGCGCTACCGTGAAAAGCGGCTTCCCACCTGGGGTTTGGGATTCAGATTATGGGGATGTTTTAAATTCTCATGGGGATATTTCCCGGGGACGACAACTGATTTGGGAGTTATTTCCTGCTGCCGAAGAAGAACTGACGATTTATCTCTTCCATTATCATCAAGTTCACCCGGATAACCCCGGCTCTTTATTAGAAATGTATGAAGATTTCTTTACAATATTACCAGAGTATCGTCGGTGTGACATGGAACAACTGCAATGGAAAAAAGCGACCTTTGGTTATATTCCCGGTCATTTTAGCGTTGGCGATCGCGATCGCGCTGTGGCGTTTGATCGCTTACTCGCCCTAGGCGATGCTGCCTCCCTCCAATCGCCTCTGGTCTTTACTGGCTTTGGTTCGCTGATTCGTAACCTGGATCGACTGACGACGCTTCTGGATACTGCCCTCAAACATGACCTCTTACAAGCCAAAGACCTCAACCAAGTTCGTGCCTACCAAAGTAATGTTGCCGTC includes the following:
- a CDS encoding flavin-dependent dehydrogenase; translated protein: MEEILYTEVPVSDSTLVYHWLQETWQLDSSYKKTTRQGVRLQFPQTAGEVSVFLWSVQNTTYLKAFRWGNFPAAFARRLAQHLKYSLEKKFPPAYPELPNVDFSQHSIFSALAEDYPKTVHFFQKIPNGESALTRVYWWEQRWRAEAHQPKQPKTVIKRTTAEPEALPDYDLIYVGGALGVIHAAVMARRGYRVLLLERLPFGRMNREWNISRQEFQALIDLGLFTASEFETLIAREYKDGFNKFFDGNNPPHLKGDVLHTPTVLNIALDSEKLLALCGEKLQAAGGEIWDETEFSEAQVSKTAVTVNCQHLPSETPKKAVGRLLIDAMGSASPIAWQLNGDRAFDSVCPTVGATVKSGFPPGVWDSDYGDVLNSHGDISRGRQLIWELFPAAEEELTIYLFHYHQVHPDNPGSLLEMYEDFFTILPEYRRCDMEQLQWKKATFGYIPGHFSVGDRDRAVAFDRLLALGDAASLQSPLVFTGFGSLIRNLDRLTTLLDTALKHDLLQAKDLNQVRAYQSNVAVTWLFSKGMMVPTGKTLPPQRINAMLNTFFGLLANEPPAVADTFIKDRAGWLLFNRLALKAAWMNPALIGWIWEQAGSKDFFRWVGSYLSFTLDAIIGFLFRGWFPQWLQNNQSWLEKRFPALWLRGLSFSYSLTNGLGKLSTQDPDSSI